Genomic window (Ctenopharyngodon idella isolate HZGC_01 chromosome 20, HZGC01, whole genome shotgun sequence):
CAGCAGCATTTGAGTTTGATCCTCGTAGTAACAAAGAAGCCATTATAAGACCAACAGACAACATAGAAGTTCCCCAggtaaaatgtttaaacataTATATGCGTTTTGTGCCAAAGATTTAAAAGTGCTTAAAGAAGTGGCTTGTGGATAATGATTAATTTCTTATCCTAAATGTAATGCTGGGTGTGTGTTCCTTTTTGCAGTTGATTCGGGAGCTGGGGAACATTAATGTTAAGAAGAAGGAACCTCCGTTCTGCTATCCCTACAGCCTGAAGGCTCGAGTCTTATTACTTACACACCTTGCCAGGATGGATGTTTCTGAGAACATAGAGGAGGGTAAGCATTCACACATACCTCTCAAGTGTCaacatttattcctgtgagaTAATACCACAACAACTACCTGTCTAATacaattcattacatttatgcatttggcagacggTTGTATCCAAAAGCATTCAAGCTATACATTGCAAGTATGTGTGCTTcttgggaatcaaacccatgaccttgtcGTTGCTAATGCTCGGCTAGTTGAGCTACATGAACTTTATTCATGTTGAATTTGCAAATAATTTAGGGTTATTAATGTGAATTAATTGGCAGTTTTGTATCTTCTGCAGATCAAAGGTTTGTGGTGAAGAAGTGCCCTGCTTTACTACAGGAAATGATCAATGTTGGCTGTCAACTCACTATGATGGCAACAAGTAGAGGAGGTAACTTGAAAACAATGTTTTCAAATACTGACCGTTGAACtaaggcttaaagggttagttcacccaaaaattaaatttctgtcattaattactcaccctcatgttgttccatatccgtaagacctttgttcatcttccgaacacaaattaagatatttttgatgaaatcagcatcaaaaaatgtttttatcccccatagatagaaacgtaattaccacattcaaggtcctgAAAAGTAGTCATcgttaaagacatcgttaaaatagtccacgtgactgcagtggttcaaccttaacgttatgaagcgacgagaatactttttgtgtgcaaaaacaaaacaaaaataacgactttattcaacaatttcgtctctccgcagtcattctcctatgctgtttatgttgtaaacacagttcagtgcttccgtgttctacgtcagaatggcagctcattattggccggctcctgcgtcagcatcacacgcatgcgtcgtgctgctcacatgaacagcatcggccaatactgagttgcCATTCtaacacggaagcgctgaactgtgTTTACAACGTGAACAACGTAGGAGAATGACTGCGGAGAgacaaaattgttgaataaagtcgttattgttttgtttttgcacacaaaaagtattctcgttgcttcataacattaaggttgaaccactgcagccacgtggaacgacatgagggtgagtaattaatgacagaaatttcaattttctgtgaacgaaccctttaattttttcattaatatataCACTATGGTTTCAAAAGTTTGGCTTCAGTATGATTTTTGATTTGAAAGacattaatagttttattcagcaagaatgcattaaattgattaaaaatgacagtaaagactttaaattaataaaaaaaaaaaaaaatctttcaaataaatgctgttgttttgaactttctatccatCTTAAGAGCCCTGATGAAAGGTATCATggatttaacaaaaatatcaagcagcacaactgttttcaacgttgtaatggctgctgaaaattcagctttgccatcatcacaggattaaattacattttaagatataataaaacagaaaacagttattttaatttgtaatactttttcacaatataacagtttttactgtactttaatcaaataagtgcagccttgctgagcataagagacatcttttaaaaacatttaaaaatctttccaaccccaaacttttaagcACTAGTGTATATAAAGTATCATACaacattaaaacatgttttttttttttttttgctggtgTTTGATTTTATAGGCCTTCGAGCTCCCAGGCTGACGTCCATAGAGAACTGCATGAAGCTGTCTCAGATGGTGGTTCAAGGACTGCAGGAGGCAAAGTCTCCTCTGCTGCAGCTGCCCCATTTTGAAGAGGAGCACCTCCGATACTGTATCTCTAAAAAGGTACATCTTTCTCAAAAGGTGTTACAGCATTCTTAATAAGTTTAATACAAACCCCATGTTGCTATGCAAAAACTATGGTTTGCAAATATCTAAATATGGTTCCCCTCTCTCATTTTCAGTATAAGGTGCGGACGTTGCAGGACCTGGTCAGTCTGAAGGACTCTGACAGGAGAAACATGCTGAGATTCCTTGGGGAGGAGAAGTATGATGAGGTCATGGCGGTCCTCGGGAGCTTCCCCTATATCAACATGGAAACCAAACTTCAAGGTGGGTTTAAGCAGCGTTTGTATACTCATacattcaataaaaaaacaaacattacatGTGATTTAAATGCTTTAACTCTGTTTTATCATCCACAGTGTTGGATGATGAAGATAGCAATAACATCACAGCAGGATCCATTGTCACAGTTACAGTTACCCTGACAAGGAAGAGAATGTCTGTGAGTAGTACATTTACGAGAATATCTCATAGGCCACCACTTCTCATCCAGATGTTTACTTGAATGGGTATTGCTACTCGACTATAGTAGCTTATTTGTGTGTTAGGTATATATTATGCTAGTTGATAATGACACCTTGCAGTTGCAGCAGGCATCCACAAGAGGTCAATGCTgagcttgttttttgttttttttgttttttttggttagAGAATTAATTTCAGCAAGACTATCATATCTATTAccaaatacattattatttgaATCCTTTATGCACAACAACATTGTACTaaatttgtatttgtgtttaGGAGATGTTCGAGAAAGAGGACAATGCGCCTCTgcctactactactactactactgagGAAGCTAATTCAGAGGAGGTAGTAATGCTTTTAAGCTGCACATTAATCAAacacaatattataatgatttaaaaatgcatatttacatctTGTGTAAAtgtctgaaatgttttaaaattattattttgtaatttgcaGCAAGGTGatgccaaaaacaaaacaaaaggttggcacaataaaaataaaggagcTAAAAAAGCTGCCAAGTCCAAAAAGAAGAAATTGACTAAGAAGAAACCAGTCACCCAACAGCAAGCAAAGGGAGACAAGGCCAAACAGGCCAATGGCAATGTGGCAGGAAATGTAAGGAACCTAAAACTCTGTATAGATTCAGTGgcacatttttacagtttttggcttttaatgaaaataacctTCAGTTTTAGTcaaaatacactaccattcaaaagattgaggtcagtaagttttataaagaaattaatacttttattaatcaTGAAATTGATGcataaaagtgacagtaaaacatttataattttacaaaatatttctatttcaaataaatgctgttcttttgaactttccattcatcaaagaatcctgaaaaactgatttcaacactgttaataatatgaaatgtttcttgagcagcaaatcagcatattagaatgatttctgaaggatcatgtgactcaagactggagtaatggctgctgaaaatttagctttgccattacaggaataaattatattttaaaatgtattaaaatagaaaacagttttcttaattctaatatttcacaatatgactgtttttatcgtatttttttataaaataagtgCAGCcgtaagagatttctttcaaaaacataaaaaaatcttgccagccccaaacttttgaatggtagtgtatatacatgtcatattcattcattttagtcTTACTATGAGTTTTACTATGATGCATGTTTTCTGTAACATTATtgacagaaaaaacaaatctttcaTCCCATTGCATACGCTTATGTTTTCGTTCACAGGAAGTTGCTGCATCAAAAGAGGAAGAGGACGATCTCTCTGATAAAGGCAGTGAATCAGACGAAGCAGAGGTAAATAAGGACTCACCCAGCGAGAGAGATGAGGAGAGCGACAAGCAGAGTGACACTGAGTTGGATGAGATTGGCGGAGATGATGAGGAGGTGCGTGTCGTATCCCTTTGGATGAATGACTGCTGATGGTAGTTATTGCAGTGCAGCTTTCCATAACCAGCACGTCTTTTCTATAGGAATGGGAGGCCCTACAACAGAGCATTCAGCGTCGTGAGAGGGCACTATTGGAGACCAAGTCTAAAGTCACACACCCTGTCTACAGCCTGTTCTTCCCTGAGGAGAAACAGGAGTGGTGGTGGCTCTACATCGCAGATAGGAAGGAGCAGACACTGGTGTCTATGCCCAATCATGTGTGCACACTCAGAGACACAGAGGAGGTGAGGCCACAACCACCTGTTAGTGCTctatcacactttttttttttttttttttttttattgaggaAAGTTGAAAGAGGTAAAAGAAAGGGTGAAATTGTGTTGCTCAGTGTTTGGACGGTCATGGAGTTTTAGTGTATCCAGGTTTTCTGGGCCTGGAAGTGTTGGGAATTCTTTAAGTCATGGAaatttgtagaaaaaaaatgtgctcAGCTAGATTTTCCGCTTGTGTAATGGTTGTGtgaagtaaaatgtgttttcaaatCAGTGATATTTGATTTGTGAACCGGGTTACTTTAGGATAATTTATACACTTATAATTcgttaatgttttatatatatatatatatatatatatatatatatatatatatatatatatatatatatatttaatattaccaTCTAggtttaattaatttctgtttttaccttttttttttttttttttttttgcagttttaatttttagtgtTTCTACTCTAATTTAGTTTAACCATAGTTTaaactttaacatttttttaaacttactttaatttttgtttagtttaagttttttatataatatttatatatttttaattttatttcagatttattttaattaaccaaaatgtttttaatagttttaaatgtAGGTGACGATGTTTGTGAGTGAAGTGAATGGTTCAAAATGGTTATTTAGCGAATCAGTCTGaatcataatgatttttaaaaatctttttccaTTAATCATAAAATTGACTGATCATGGAAAGTCATTAGTGAAAGTGGAAACCCAAAAATCTCTTTATTGTTCTAATTGGTTGATAATCGTGGCATTAGGTTGTGTCATTGTGGGATTGTGCACTTCCATTTCCAATTAAttaggtgattttttttttttttttttttttttttttttttttgcaagtctTACAATAGGAAAACAATAGCATTTACAACTGGAATGCATAATGGCAAAAACAAATCACTAAAATTAATTGCAAAATGGTGTGCTGCCATTATAATATAGTAAAATGGAGGAATAATAGGAGTGAATGTtttactctgtgtgtgtgtgtgtgtgtgtgtgtgtgtgagagagagagtgtgtgagtggcTGGCTGAATGGTGCTAGCTGCAGAGTCTCCTGCGCAGCAGTTTTCCCCATAGCCTGTTGCCAGGCAACCTCCATACTGCAGTCTCTGTCTGGTTACAGGACAGCCAGATGCCTGTCATAATTCTGTCTGACATAGTGAGTGCTTCCTGTCTGTGAGGAGCATGAGAATGCAAGGATATAAACAAAAGTGTGATAAATCACCCCATATCTCCCAATTACTCCTCCATATTAGATTTTGCTGAGTTGTGTAAAGTGACCAATGATTATGTAAACTTCCTGTTTGCCTTAGGTTGAACTGAAATTCCCCGCTCCATCCAAAACCGGAAACTATCAATATTCTGTGATTCTCAGATCAGATTCATTCATGGGATTAGATCAGGTCAAGCCACTCaaggtcagtttttttttttttctccattctctTCTTTGGAAATGCTCTGTcttatttgttaaattatttttgttaaatatgttaaaatattttatgcaaaaatAGACACGCTACtgtgggatcggtaagatttacaaaaaaataaaaaaagagaagtctcttatactcaccaaaactgcatttatttgatcaataatacagtaaaacagtaatatggcaaaatatgattacaatttaatataaaagtattaatatttaatataaatgtaataatatagatataaaataatttaatataattaaatgttttctattttaatctattttaaatgtaattgaattgtgtgatggcaaagctgaattttccacTCCAGTTTATCAATATATAAAGAATCTTTGTGGTCctaattttgtttggttttagcTGGAGGTTCACGAGGCGAAGGCCATGTTGGATAACCACCCACAGTGGGATATCCCAGAAACcgaggaagaggaggatgacCCAGAGGACAGTGATGGCATTGAGGAGTCTGAGGAAGATGAAGAAGACAACGACTAAACCAGTCATTTCATGCAAACTTGAGCACAGCTCATACACCCATGTGCCCACTCatgcgcgcgcgcacacacacacacacccacgcTCACACACACCCATATAGCCCCAAACCATTGCCGTCTTCTGGGCCGCCATACACCGGAGGCAAACAGGAGACAAGGACGTTGACGCCCCATCTTCCTGTTTAAAATGCTCATGAATCACAAATGTGTCTGAACCGTTTATTTCGCCAATCAAAATAAGACTTAAGGAACTGTTGGTTATCTTTCCCTGCGTTCATCCAGTCGTTATCGGTGGGCTGTCACAGTGGTTATTTGTGGGGTCCAGCTGTGTTTCAGATTCCTCTCCACTTGACGAAAAAGATGTCTGACCAACCAATGCGtcggaaaaaataaaaaccagaGTACCGCTGAAAAATCACACACCTCATGACTGTCATTTTTCAATGTCACCGTTTCTGCTTCAAGGGTGTTTTCTACCTTATCATTTTGTAGTTTTATGTAGTTTATTAGATATCAAATTTACCAGGTGTTTCCACTTTTACGAGGCTGTGTGAAGTGTAATCTGGAGTGAGCACAAGGACGTGGTGCGCTCAGGGCTTGAGCCGGAATTATGGGGGAAGGGGTTTTGCATCTCAAAATGTCTCCATTGTCATCAAGTGTGGAAAttcaatacatttataaatctcACCTATCTTCCAGCTTGTCGTCACAAGCGCAGGTTGTCTCAGCTTCACGAAAATGACTGCAGACATTCCACAGCCAGGTCTACTGTTTAGTTCTGATTTAACTTTTAATGTTGCTTCACCTAGAACTATTGCGCCGCTGTTTCACAAATAAGCAGGTAGATGTCAGACTGATTTCTTGCCACATGGcctaaggtgttttttttttttggaatattgAAATGTGAATTTTTGCCCTTTTATGTTTATCCCACTGACTTTTTGAACTGGAAACAGAAAACTCCTCACTGTTGCTGACTGCAGTTGTTACAAAGAgcccatgtttctagcatgaatgTACACAAGTACAGGCCTTTTCCCATAGATCTGTTGGACATAGTGCAGCGAAAGACAGGAATTTAAAccaaaaaatgatcaaatgacTTTTTGGTTTCCCATGGTTTCTGTATGCCTCAATTATAGATAGgttagatttgttttttttgttttttttatatatatatatatataatttttacattcCACTCTCATCTAATATAAATGCCTTATTCAATGTATAGAATTTTTAGTGGCCACAAATATTGCAAATGGTTTGTGATGCAAAAACATCAATATGAGTGATGGGAATAATTGAGGGTCAGTGATTTTCTGCaagtttttcttgttttgtttttgtgtgtggagGGATGCAACAGGGCTTGAAACTAAGGGTagattttgcctttttttttttttttttggatatgaTTATTTTCGttccatttaaatgttattttgcaCCAGTGGAAGGTCTGACAGTGTATTGGAAGTGCTGATTTAGTGGTTGTGAAAATACTAGTCTGGTCCGTTTATTTATCAATCAGTGGGAGAGGTTATGCTGACCGATATGAAATTATTTGTAGAAATGCGTATGAAATGGTAatctctttaattttttttctttttttggaatTTATGACAGGAAATTGGATTTTCTTGTTTGTTCCCAATAGctaatgtatgtattttatagttatatttggaaaattgcaaaaatgagtagaaaattattttacttATATCCCCTCGCGTTTATTAGCATAAACACAGTGTGATCATTCTTGACATAGGGAAGGTGTCATATTCTGGCTGCATGCAACTCACACATTCACAAccaattttataaaatgataaaggTTTTACAGATAAATAGACATTTTAGTATTATAGCTCCAAAAAGATTGTAGCCTCAGAATTCATGCTGTGACTGAAGCGCACAGATTATGAAAAAAACATGTCTTCACATACACAGAAACTCACCGGCCAGAAAAAGGGGTGAATTGCCTAGTAAACAgtatctgccacttttgtttaCAAGAAAACTGTCATTgtaaatggaaaatatatattatttgtatttaaataatttcaaataaaataactttttaaatgattttctttttgattACACATGATTGAACAGCTTTAGGATGTTCTTTTCCCTGAATCTGCATcattctttgattttttttttttttttttttttttttttatagactaAGAACTTACTAGACTGAGCTTTATTCATCTGAAGGTACTCCGGGGCCCTT
Coding sequences:
- the sec63 gene encoding translocation protein SEC63 homolog, with product MAGQQFQYDDSGNTFFYFLTSFVGLIVIPATYYLWPRDQNAEQLRLKTLRRVHGRCLWYRLRLMKSQQSIVPTLKKAALLFGWAVFLFLAYKVSKLDREYQEYNPYEVLNLDAGASVAEIKKQYRVLSLKHHPDKGGDEAVFMKLAKAYSALTNEESRKNWETYGNPDGPRVTSFGIALPAWIVDQKNSMLVLLVYGLAFMVILPVVVGTWWYRSIRYSGDQILINTTQLFMHFMYKTPTMNMKRLVMVLTAAFEFDPRSNKEAIIRPTDNIEVPQLIRELGNINVKKKEPPFCYPYSLKARVLLLTHLARMDVSENIEEDQRFVVKKCPALLQEMINVGCQLTMMATSRGGLRAPRLTSIENCMKLSQMVVQGLQEAKSPLLQLPHFEEEHLRYCISKKYKVRTLQDLVSLKDSDRRNMLRFLGEEKYDEVMAVLGSFPYINMETKLQVLDDEDSNNITAGSIVTVTVTLTRKRMSEMFEKEDNAPLPTTTTTTEEANSEEQGDAKNKTKGWHNKNKGAKKAAKSKKKKLTKKKPVTQQQAKGDKAKQANGNVAGNEVAASKEEEDDLSDKGSESDEAEVNKDSPSERDEESDKQSDTELDEIGGDDEEEWEALQQSIQRRERALLETKSKVTHPVYSLFFPEEKQEWWWLYIADRKEQTLVSMPNHVCTLRDTEEVELKFPAPSKTGNYQYSVILRSDSFMGLDQVKPLKLEVHEAKAMLDNHPQWDIPETEEEEDDPEDSDGIEESEEDEEDND